A portion of the Actomonas aquatica genome contains these proteins:
- a CDS encoding PAS domain-containing hybrid sensor histidine kinase/response regulator, with protein MGPPSASSSPSPSDDTIDPDPALYRQTFAHAIEATTISSDGQIVDINNAALAIFGYRRDELVGASLLKLIAPTCRTEASLSIDKNQPARYEITLQRADGSQFEAEIEAKMTEHDGRPLRLTILRDISERRRHLASLHDQQVKLAMAMRVAQLGHWELDVPSMTFTFDDNLWSILGTSAETEGGTTISADDYCRRFIIPEDSDRVEERIVASAQAHNEPNRPNDGRIEHRFRRADGTEGIMLVHTAVTRDASGRVVRTHGVNQDITALRAAEIERQRLEQQLQQTQKLEALGTLAGGIAHDFNNILTGILGNLQLAAIDLDPDHPAHISVIDADRAAKRARELVSRILAFGRRSPANRAAAPLNTVITEVADLLRASLPPSIQLTTEVHPLCPLVECDPTEIHQALLNLCTNAAQAVSAREGHIHISLNYTTPDDDFCQKHPQVKPEHHVHLSVTDNGDGIDPQLLHRIFEPFFTTKPTGKGTGLGLTTVHRIMQNHHGAVSVESPENAGARFTLHFAPAATSASNPSPASNPSPATSPRSRRDPAALVQPFGRGRRILLIDDDATARSASLRALAHLGFNPLSFADPRNAVTHLHQCPDDFCAAISDLAMPHMDGIELASQLSEINPTLPIILISGYIHDQSSRSASAVGIAHILGKPYSLADLASVLRTTLEEAN; from the coding sequence ATGGGGCCTCCATCAGCTTCCTCGTCCCCATCCCCCTCGGATGACACTATCGACCCGGATCCGGCACTCTACCGCCAGACCTTCGCTCACGCCATCGAGGCCACCACCATCAGCTCCGACGGGCAGATCGTCGATATCAACAATGCCGCTCTGGCTATCTTCGGCTACCGACGGGATGAGTTGGTCGGTGCGTCGCTGCTAAAGCTTATCGCACCGACCTGCCGCACCGAAGCCTCGCTCTCCATCGATAAAAACCAACCCGCGCGTTACGAGATCACGCTCCAGCGCGCCGATGGCTCGCAATTTGAAGCGGAAATCGAGGCGAAAATGACCGAGCACGATGGGCGCCCCCTGCGGCTGACCATCCTGCGCGACATCTCCGAACGTCGTCGCCACCTCGCCTCCCTGCACGACCAGCAGGTCAAACTCGCCATGGCCATGCGCGTCGCCCAACTCGGCCACTGGGAACTCGATGTGCCCTCGATGACGTTCACCTTCGACGACAACCTCTGGTCCATCCTCGGCACCTCCGCCGAAACCGAAGGCGGCACCACCATCAGTGCCGACGACTACTGCCGACGATTCATCATCCCCGAAGATTCCGATCGCGTCGAAGAACGCATCGTCGCCTCCGCCCAGGCCCACAACGAACCAAACCGCCCCAACGACGGTCGCATCGAACACCGCTTCAGGCGCGCTGACGGCACCGAGGGCATCATGCTCGTGCACACCGCCGTCACCCGTGACGCAAGTGGCCGCGTCGTGCGCACCCACGGCGTCAACCAGGACATCACTGCCCTGCGCGCCGCCGAGATCGAACGCCAACGACTCGAACAACAGCTCCAACAAACCCAAAAACTCGAAGCCCTCGGCACTCTCGCCGGCGGCATCGCCCACGACTTCAACAACATCCTCACCGGCATCCTCGGTAACCTCCAGCTCGCCGCCATCGACCTCGACCCGGACCACCCCGCCCACATCAGCGTGATCGATGCCGACCGCGCCGCGAAACGCGCCCGCGAGCTCGTCAGCCGTATCCTTGCTTTCGGCCGGCGCAGCCCGGCCAACCGCGCCGCCGCCCCCCTCAACACCGTGATCACCGAGGTCGCCGATCTTCTCCGCGCCAGCCTGCCCCCCAGCATCCAGCTCACCACCGAGGTCCATCCACTGTGTCCCCTCGTGGAGTGCGACCCCACGGAGATCCACCAGGCCCTGCTCAACCTCTGCACCAACGCCGCCCAAGCCGTCTCGGCGCGCGAGGGCCACATTCACATCTCGCTCAACTACACCACACCCGACGACGACTTCTGCCAAAAGCACCCGCAGGTGAAACCCGAGCACCATGTTCACCTCAGCGTGACCGACAACGGAGACGGCATCGACCCCCAGCTGCTCCACCGCATCTTCGAACCCTTCTTCACCACCAAACCCACCGGCAAAGGCACCGGCCTCGGCCTCACCACCGTGCATCGGATCATGCAGAATCACCACGGAGCCGTGAGCGTCGAATCGCCCGAAAACGCCGGCGCCCGTTTCACCCTGCACTTTGCTCCGGCCGCGACCTCCGCCTCCAACCCGAGCCCCGCCTCCAACCCGAGCCCCGCCACCAGCCCACGCTCACGCCGCGACCCCGCCGCCCTCGTCCAACCCTTCGGCCGCGGTCGCCGTATCCTGCTCATCGACGACGACGCCACCGCTCGCTCCGCCAGCCTGCGCGCCCTCGCCCACCTCGGGTTCAACCCGCTCTCGTTCGCCGACCCGCGCAACGCCGTAACCCATCTGCACCAATGCCCCGATGATTTCTGTGCCGCCATCAGTGACCTCGCCATGCCCCACATGGACGGCATCGAACTCGCCTCCCAGCTCTCCGAGATCAATCCCACCCTGCCCATCATCCTGATCTCCGGCTACATTCACGACCAGTCCTCCCGCTCCGCCTCCGCCGTCGGCATCGCCCATATTCTGGGCAAACCCTACTCCCTCGCAGATCTCGCCTCCGTCCTTCGCACCACGTTGGAAGAAGCGAACTGA
- a CDS encoding YciI family protein yields the protein MSSADASDALPQFLLLFREPKTDALPPSPEELQALLAEWTAWADHVGAEGKYHSGNPLEESGAVLRGPAGEHVTDGPFIEAKEFLGGYFLISAADLNDAITIARGCPGLRDGMSVEVRPILAH from the coding sequence ATGTCTTCCGCCGACGCCTCCGACGCCCTCCCTCAGTTCCTCCTCCTCTTCCGCGAACCTAAAACCGATGCCCTGCCCCCCTCCCCGGAGGAGCTGCAGGCCCTCCTCGCCGAGTGGACCGCCTGGGCCGACCACGTCGGCGCCGAGGGCAAATACCACAGCGGCAACCCCCTCGAGGAAAGCGGCGCCGTCCTGCGCGGTCCCGCCGGCGAACACGTGACCGATGGCCCCTTCATCGAAGCCAAGGAATTCCTCGGCGGCTACTTCCTGATCAGCGCCGCCGACCTCAACGACGCGATCACCATCGCCCGCGGCTGTCCCGGTCTGCGTGACGGCATGTCCGTCGAGGTGCGCCCCATCCTCGCCCATTGA